The proteins below come from a single Elusimicrobiota bacterium genomic window:
- the gcvT gene encoding glycine cleavage system aminomethyltransferase GcvT, which yields MNESLSVTPALRRTPFHFRHQQNGARLVPFAGWEMPVQFESVMAEHRAVRERAGIFDISHMGQLWVTGPGAQESLQKLLTNDIGGLPAQRGLYALLCNEEGMVVDDLYVYCLDPQRYLLIVNASRVSVDEEWIRPRLGLDTKMTEQPQPAALAVQGPAASEVMAKISKEACGLKKNGVAEIPLMDMEVVVARTGYTGEDGFELFGPAGHLFPVYEFLMKEGKPLGLVNCGLGARDTLRLEMGYRLYGHELDDTHSPLEAGLGWAVKLEKPFFVGRGALVKEKEGGSRRRLMGFQLQERGVPREKCEICFAGDPVGYVTSGTFSPTLGAGIGMGYVDIGLLPPTAETNPEWTIRIHGRAVPADRAALPFYRKSVLPITN from the coding sequence GTGAACGAATCCCTGTCCGTCACCCCCGCGCTCCGACGAACTCCGTTCCATTTTCGACATCAACAAAACGGCGCACGCCTCGTTCCCTTTGCTGGGTGGGAAATGCCCGTTCAATTTGAAAGTGTCATGGCCGAGCATCGGGCCGTTCGGGAACGGGCCGGTATTTTCGACATCTCCCATATGGGCCAGCTGTGGGTCACGGGGCCCGGTGCCCAGGAAAGTTTGCAGAAACTTCTGACCAATGATATCGGAGGCCTTCCCGCCCAACGCGGTCTCTACGCACTTCTTTGCAATGAAGAGGGGATGGTGGTGGACGATCTGTATGTTTACTGCTTAGACCCTCAACGCTATTTGCTTATCGTCAACGCGTCTCGCGTATCGGTGGATGAGGAATGGATCCGCCCGCGTTTGGGGCTGGACACGAAGATGACGGAACAACCCCAGCCGGCGGCGTTGGCGGTTCAGGGCCCCGCGGCGAGCGAAGTCATGGCTAAAATATCGAAAGAGGCCTGTGGGTTGAAAAAAAACGGTGTGGCCGAAATTCCCCTCATGGATATGGAGGTTGTTGTGGCTCGAACCGGATACACGGGGGAAGACGGTTTTGAACTCTTTGGGCCGGCCGGGCATTTGTTCCCGGTGTATGAGTTCCTTATGAAAGAGGGGAAACCTCTGGGGCTCGTTAACTGTGGGTTGGGGGCCCGGGACACCTTGCGATTGGAAATGGGGTACCGGCTTTACGGTCACGAACTCGATGACACCCATTCGCCCTTGGAAGCCGGGTTGGGATGGGCGGTCAAACTGGAAAAGCCATTTTTTGTGGGGCGCGGGGCTTTGGTCAAGGAAAAGGAAGGGGGGTCGCGTCGCCGACTGATGGGTTTTCAACTTCAGGAGAGAGGCGTCCCCCGGGAAAAATGTGAGATCTGTTTTGCGGGAGACCCGGTGGGATATGTCACCAGCGGAACGTTTTCACCCACACTGGGGGCGGGGATTGGGATGGGATACGTGGACATCGGGTTGTTGCCCCCAACGGCCGAAACCAATCCCGAGTGGACGATTCGAATTCACGGGCGGGCTGTTCCGGCGGATCGAGCGGCGTTGCCGTTCTACCGTAAATCAGTGCTCCCCATAACGAACTGA
- the gcvH gene encoding glycine cleavage system protein GcvH, whose product MDPKDLRFTKSHEWISPDGAVGISDHAQHEITDVVFVELPKVGRSVKGEEACAVVESVKAAFDIYAPVAGTVAAVNTETTKNPALLNQSPYGDGWLYKIQMASPADREKLMTYDQYESFIKAK is encoded by the coding sequence ATGGACCCCAAAGATCTTCGTTTCACCAAGTCACACGAATGGATTTCCCCCGATGGCGCAGTGGGAATCTCCGACCACGCCCAGCACGAAATCACGGACGTGGTTTTTGTGGAACTTCCTAAAGTCGGTCGTTCCGTTAAGGGGGAGGAGGCGTGCGCCGTGGTGGAATCGGTTAAAGCCGCCTTTGATATTTACGCCCCTGTCGCCGGAACGGTCGCGGCGGTGAACACAGAGACGACGAAGAACCCCGCTCTTCTCAACCAATCGCCGTACGGGGATGGATGGCTCTACAAAATCCAGATGGCTTCTCCCGCTGACCGAGAAAAATTAATGACGTACGATCAATACGAAAGCTTTATTAAAGCCAAATAA